AACTGGAATTTCCGAATTAATCGTTATAGTCATTTTAACAGGGAAGTTTATTCGATTAGAAAATTGATCCGGTTATATTAAACCTGATCCAATTATATTACTTCACTATCATTATTATTGGTACATTACCGGTAGTCCTTGTTTTCTTTACTGGTGTGTCCTTACTACTACGTCCTTATTCAGGACTGAAACATTTTAGGGCTGGAACACTCTAGGACCGGAATACTATCTCATCCACCTCACATACGGAGTAAAAAATGACGCTGATGGAAGACGCAAAGCGGGGAATCATTACCCCTGCAATTGAAGCCGTAGCAAAAGCTGAAGGAATAGACGCTGAAACTGTCCGTTCCTGCGTGGCAAAAGGGCTGATTGCCATTCCGAAGAATATCAGGCGAGAAACCCTCCCTGTAGGAATTGGCAAATATATGAGCACAAAAATAAATGCCAATGTAGGTACATCAAGGGACTGCATCGATATCGATGCCGAAGTTGAGAAAGCAAAAGCCGCAGAAGCCTTTGGAGCTCATGCAGTAATGGACCTCTCAACAGGCGGAAACCTGAACGAGATCCGCACCCGCATTCTTGAAGCCATAAACATCCCGGTAGGAACCGTCCCCATTTATCAGGCTGCAGCTTCCCAGAAAGTTGTGGTGGAAATGACTTCTGACGACATGTTCAATGCTGTCAGGAAACATGCCGAACAGGGTGTGGACTTTGTAACCGTGCATGCCGGAGTCAACTTAAACTCTCTTGAGCGTCTACGCCAGAGTGACCGGATTATGAATGTTGTCAGCCGCGGAGGCTCTTTTACCCTTGCCTGGATGCTGCACAACGGGGAAGATAACCCCTTCTATGCCGAATTCGATTATCTCCTTGAAATCGCAAAAGAGTACGACATGACCCTTAGCCTTGGAGACGGTATGCGTCCGGGCTGTATTGCCGATGCTTCCGACCGCCCGAAGTTCATGGAATTTATCACCCTCGGGGAGCTTGTAAAACGTTCAAGGGCTGCCGATGTCCAGACTTTTGTGGAAGGGCCGGGGCATGTCCCCTTAAACGAAATCGAACTCAGTGTCCGGGGCATGAAAGAGCTCTGCGACGGAGCCCCTCTCTACCTTCTGGGTCCTCTTGTTACCGATATCGCCCCTGGCTTTGACCACATAACCGGCGCAATCGGAGGAGCCGTAGCGGGAATGCACGGCACTGACTTCCTCTGTATGGTAACACCCTCCGAACACCTTGCTCTTCCGTCTCTCGAGGACATCAAAGAAGGTCTGCTTGTAACAAAACTTGCAGCCCACACTATTGATCTCATAAAAGAAGGTCCAAGAGAACGCGCCTGGAAGCAGGACACAGCTATGGCTTATGCCCGCAGGGACCTTGACTGGGAAAAGCAGTTCGAGCTTGCAATCGACGGCGACCGAGCCCGCAAAATACGGGATGCCAGGAAGACGGAAAGCGATGCCTGCTCTATGTGTGGGGAACTGTGCGCAGTTAAGATCGTAAAGGAAGCTTTCGGGGAAAAGAAAAAAGAAGTATAAAAGGCAGAAAAAACAATTTCTTCTATTTCCTTTTTCTTTCAATTCTCTGATTTTTTCTTCTTTCCTGTCTCTTCTTCCCTTTTTTGGAAAAACCGCTCTCCTGCGTCGAGCGGGACAATCATTTTGGGTGAAGATCCTATTCTGACCAATCAATTAGTCCTCTTGAGCGCAGCGAAAAGGACTGCGTACTGTTGCGATTACATCGCAACTCCCATGAAATCTCCGATTTCATGTGATCCCGAGGCGCAATTCGGGCGAGGCGCAATTCGGGCGTTTAAGCGAATATACTTCAACCATGTGGTGCGGGTGATACCTCAGTTTTGCTTCTCTGAGGCCGCCGACCCCGAGATCGCTCTCACGGTTAATGTATTCCACTTCGCCTGCAAGAGCTGCTGCCGTTTTCGCATTGATAGCCTTATAGATCCCTTCGCAGTCCGGCAGTCCCTTCTCGAAGTGGATAAGTGCTGTATCGGCATTAAGACGCTCAAAAAGGGAGATGGCACCGACTTCCGAATCAACCCGGAGCAAAAAGCCTTTCAGGGGAAGTTCAGTGAAGTGCTCAACTGCATAGAAAGCTGCTTCGACCTCGTGGGCAAGGACCGGATTTTTGTCGCACCCTTTCCAATCGTGCCATTTTCTCAGGAGTTCCATAACCTCTTCCAGGTTTCCGGGTATAATTGGTTCAACCGTATGCGTGCAATTCTTTCGGAACCTGTTGAGCTGGCTACGGATTTTTTGATATTTTTTTCCCGGAAGTTCAGCAAGGTCGGAAACTCTGTAAATATACTCGAAGTTATTTCTATCCGGCACCAGTAAGAGGCCTGGCTCAAGCTCCTGTATCCACTGTGCAGTATCAGGATCGATGAGTACAAGAGGGGTCTCGTCACTTACGTCCATTGCCAGCCGCAAAAGAGCACGCATAAGTTCAGGATCGTGGGGACCTATTGGAGGGTGAAACCGGGTAACTCCTTCAGTGGTACATGAAATAATTACGTTTCCATTCACGTATGCATATTGGTATGGTGTAAAATGGTTCCAGCAGACCATATTTGTGAATGTATTGCTGCTGTGGGATTGCGGGTAAAGTGCGTAATGTCGCTCGAAAAAATTCCTGTCAGCAAGCGTGACAGGTTTGAAATCTTCCTGGCAGAGCATCAGGGATCCCTTAAGGTTCGTAAATTGAACATTCTGAAAGTGCAATATACAGGTTTATTGTTTTTCATCTGCCCACCATTTCCTTAATTGATTCCTTCAATATATCTTTTTAGCGATTATTCCAGACAATTATCATCAGAGCTTTCATAAGTATAGCTAACTTCTATAAATTACATTAAAATACTATCTTCAATTTAATAGGCTTACGCATTTAATTTTTGGAATTATTTATATACAATCTCTCAAAGCCCTGCTGGAACTTCTAGAGTTATATTAACCAATCAACTAAAAAGGAAAAAGGAATAAAAATGTCGGAGACTGAGAAAAAATCTGGTTTGAATATCCGCATTGCAGGTGAAAAAGATATCCCTCTTATCCTTGAATTTGTCAAAGGGATTGCCGAGTTTGAAAACCTTACTCACCTTGTTACAGCCACGGAAGAAACCCTAAAGGAGTCAATGTTCGGCAAAAAGTCTTATGCTGAGGTTTTCTTTGCCGAACTTGACGGAGTGCCTGCAGGTTTTACGGTCTTTTTCCACAACTTCTCCACTTTTGTAGGAAAGCAAGGGCTCTATATCGAAGACATTTTTGTGAAACCCGAATTTCGGGGCAGAGGGATCGGAAAAGCGATGTTTCTGCACTGCGTTAAGCTCGCAAAAGAAAGGAACTGCGGGAGAATGGAGTGGGCAGTACTTGACTGGAACCCTGCAAGAGAATTCTACGAATACTTCGGAGGAAGCCCTGTAGATGGGTGGCACATATACAGGATGGGCGCGGATAAATTCCAGAGTGCGCTCGAAAAATAAATTCGGAAAAAATTCGGAGAAATTTACCTGGAGTTCTCCTCTTTAAAGTTTCAGGTCGTATCTTCTTGCTGGATGAAAGAGTGATGTTCAAGGCGTTCGATTCTTTTTTCAAGTATTTTTATCTGCTCATAAATTTCTTCTGATTCTTCCTTACCCTGAGCAGCCCCTATCCCTTTCTCTCCGGTTTTTTGGGCACGTTCCTGAGCCGCCTGCATATATTTGTCTGCTTTCATAACCGGAATTGTTTCGAACCTGCAGACACCAATAAAAGGAATGACTGAAGGTGTATACGTTTTCTCGTCTTCAGTTTCGTAAATTACAAACATGCGGTAGCCAGTAAGGTCAATCCATTCGTCAATTACTTTCATGCCTTTCGGGTATTCATAGTTCTTATAAAGGCCCTCAACCTTTGCTGAGTCTTTAGGTTCCCATGTTATTATATCCATCAATAGCATTTGCCTGATACCCCCAGTATTAAAAATAGATTCAAATTATGTTCAATCGAATCTGAGTCGGATTCAAAGTACATTTAGCAAAGTTAAGTGTTGTTTGTTGTTTCTCATCAAATGGGCATATAGTTTCAGGAAGAATTGTTTAGAAAAAAAAGTTCGGAAAAATGTCCTAGTTACTATTCTCTCTGGAGTTTATTTTGTTCTTAATCAATAAAAGAAGAAAAAGACCTTTTTCTTCTGCGTAATACTCTTTAGCATCTTTAATTAATAACTCTCGTTGCTTACTATTAATCTACTCATTGATATACTATTATCGGATACCATTTGTGGTTTCTAAAGGAACGACTTCTTTCTCTGGATCAGGTACAGGTACTAGAGGCAGGTAATCTGTAACATTGGTTTCATTGTAGGCTAGATCTGCAATGCCATCTTTATTCTTATCCGGTGCAGTTTCAGAAAAACCTGTTCCTCCCGGGTTTGCCCAGAAATTTCCTGCTATATAAGGTCCGCCAACAATATTCTTGCCTGCAGTTCTTTTTATATTCCAGTGGTTTTTACTATTTCCTATATCTGTGTTATAGACATTGTTAAAATAATTATTAAAGGCAGTATTGTTATCGCAGGCTCGACACATGGAAAGGCCTGAGTCAGAGTTTGAAGCAATTATATTTTCAAAAAGTTTATTACTGTCAGAGGAATCCAGATGAATCCCGCAGCCCGTTTTGTCAACTGTGTTTCCGGAGATTATGCTGTAGCTTGAATGTGACAACCAGACTCCATAATTAATATTTTCAGAAACATTATTACCCGAAATAATACTCATGTTTGAACTTACCGAATAAATGCCCATATTGTTTTCAATTGCCGTGTTGTTACTAAAGGTATTATTGCTTGAACTTATGAGATAAAAACCGTAACCTGTATTGGAATTTGCAAGATTGCTTGTCAGGTTATTATCCATGCTATTACTCTCGAGGACAATTCCATGAGCATTTGAATTTGCAGTGTTGTTAAAGAGTACATTGTTTTCCGAGCGAACAAGATGGATTCCATAATTTTCATTCAAGTTCATGCTGTTGTTCGAGATTGTATTGTTTTTTGAGCTGCTGAGAGATAATCCAAGATAGTTTTCAGAAAGATTATTGTTGGAAATGATACAGTTACTACATGCAGCCATATGGATTCCTGTCACATCCGGGTATTCGGCTCCTCCAATCTTAAAGCCGCTAATTGTCACATTATCTGCCCGTACATATAATAGACTCACACTTGAATTACTTGCTCCTATTATTGTATCCTCTGGATTGCCGGTTTCTGATCTTATTTCAAGATCATCCTTTGTTATTATAATATTCTCTGTATAGTTTCCTGAACCTATGACTATTTCGTCTCCTGAACTTGCATTATTTATTGCAGCCTGTATTGATTCACCTGGCTGAACAAAAATCTCAACTGCAATTCCGGTGCTTGAGTTTAAAGTAAAAATTAAAAAGGCTAAGGCTAAAGCAATAAAC
The genomic region above belongs to Methanosarcina horonobensis HB-1 = JCM 15518 and contains:
- a CDS encoding DUF2156 domain-containing protein — encoded protein: MLCQEDFKPVTLADRNFFERHYALYPQSHSSNTFTNMVCWNHFTPYQYAYVNGNVIISCTTEGVTRFHPPIGPHDPELMRALLRLAMDVSDETPLVLIDPDTAQWIQELEPGLLLVPDRNNFEYIYRVSDLAELPGKKYQKIRSQLNRFRKNCTHTVEPIIPGNLEEVMELLRKWHDWKGCDKNPVLAHEVEAAFYAVEHFTELPLKGFLLRVDSEVGAISLFERLNADTALIHFEKGLPDCEGIYKAINAKTAAALAGEVEYINRESDLGVGGLREAKLRYHPHHMVEVYSLKRPNCASPELRLGIT
- the thiC gene encoding phosphomethylpyrimidine synthase; translation: MTLMEDAKRGIITPAIEAVAKAEGIDAETVRSCVAKGLIAIPKNIRRETLPVGIGKYMSTKINANVGTSRDCIDIDAEVEKAKAAEAFGAHAVMDLSTGGNLNEIRTRILEAINIPVGTVPIYQAAASQKVVVEMTSDDMFNAVRKHAEQGVDFVTVHAGVNLNSLERLRQSDRIMNVVSRGGSFTLAWMLHNGEDNPFYAEFDYLLEIAKEYDMTLSLGDGMRPGCIADASDRPKFMEFITLGELVKRSRAADVQTFVEGPGHVPLNEIELSVRGMKELCDGAPLYLLGPLVTDIAPGFDHITGAIGGAVAGMHGTDFLCMVTPSEHLALPSLEDIKEGLLVTKLAAHTIDLIKEGPRERAWKQDTAMAYARRDLDWEKQFELAIDGDRARKIRDARKTESDACSMCGELCAVKIVKEAFGEKKKEV
- a CDS encoding GNAT family N-acetyltransferase; this translates as MSETEKKSGLNIRIAGEKDIPLILEFVKGIAEFENLTHLVTATEETLKESMFGKKSYAEVFFAELDGVPAGFTVFFHNFSTFVGKQGLYIEDIFVKPEFRGRGIGKAMFLHCVKLAKERNCGRMEWAVLDWNPAREFYEYFGGSPVDGWHIYRMGADKFQSALEK
- a CDS encoding right-handed parallel beta-helix repeat-containing protein, with the translated sequence MWGIQINRFIALALAFLIFTLNSSTGIAVEIFVQPGESIQAAINNASSGDEIVIGSGNYTENIIITKDDLEIRSETGNPEDTIIGASNSSVSLLYVRADNVTISGFKIGGAEYPDVTGIHMAACSNCIISNNNLSENYLGLSLSSSKNNTISNNSMNLNENYGIHLVRSENNVLFNNTANSNAHGIVLESNSMDNNLTSNLANSNTGYGFYLISSSNNTFSNNTAIENNMGIYSVSSNMSIISGNNVSENINYGVWLSHSSYSIISGNTVDKTGCGIHLDSSDSNKLFENIIASNSDSGLSMCRACDNNTAFNNYFNNVYNTDIGNSKNHWNIKRTAGKNIVGGPYIAGNFWANPGGTGFSETAPDKNKDGIADLAYNETNVTDYLPLVPVPDPEKEVVPLETTNGIR
- a CDS encoding DUF3303 domain-containing protein, yielding MLLMDIITWEPKDSAKVEGLYKNYEYPKGMKVIDEWIDLTGYRMFVIYETEDEKTYTPSVIPFIGVCRFETIPVMKADKYMQAAQERAQKTGEKGIGAAQGKEESEEIYEQIKILEKRIERLEHHSFIQQEDTT